A stretch of bacterium DNA encodes these proteins:
- the msrP gene encoding protein-methionine-sulfoxide reductase catalytic subunit MsrP, translated as MRNKDLPSLPGSEITDEAVFMNRREVLRLGATAAIGAALAGCSADEAEAEAATPEASGLRALQFETPRDPGFRAEDTVSSYDDATSYNNFYEFGTGKRDPKANAHTLRPEPWSVVIDGEVGKPGRVGFEDLIAPAVLEERIYRFRCVEAWSMVVPWIGLSLGELIARFEPTSKAKYVAFETLVDEEQMPGQRRRVIDWPYREGLRIDEAMNPLSILAVGMYGRILPNQNGAPIRLVVPWKYGFKSIKSIVRITLTEKQPKTSWNMLQPSEYGFYANVNPEVSHPRWSQARERRLGNFRKQPTLPFNGYGEQVASLYAGMDLRRSF; from the coding sequence GTGCGCAACAAGGACCTGCCCTCCCTCCCCGGTTCGGAGATCACCGACGAAGCGGTCTTCATGAACCGGCGCGAGGTCCTGCGCCTCGGCGCGACCGCCGCGATCGGCGCAGCCCTCGCGGGCTGCAGCGCCGACGAGGCGGAGGCCGAAGCCGCGACGCCGGAGGCGTCGGGCCTTCGCGCGCTCCAGTTCGAGACCCCGAGAGACCCCGGGTTCCGCGCGGAGGACACGGTCTCGAGCTACGACGACGCCACCAGCTACAACAACTTCTACGAGTTCGGCACGGGCAAGCGCGACCCGAAGGCGAACGCGCATACGCTCCGCCCCGAGCCCTGGTCGGTCGTGATCGACGGCGAGGTCGGGAAGCCCGGCCGGGTCGGATTCGAGGACCTGATCGCTCCGGCCGTGCTCGAGGAGCGCATCTACCGCTTCCGCTGCGTCGAGGCGTGGTCGATGGTCGTGCCCTGGATCGGGCTCTCCCTCGGCGAACTGATCGCGCGATTCGAGCCGACCAGCAAGGCGAAGTACGTCGCCTTCGAGACCCTCGTCGACGAGGAGCAGATGCCCGGCCAGCGCCGCCGCGTGATCGACTGGCCGTATCGCGAAGGCCTCCGCATCGACGAGGCGATGAACCCGCTCTCGATCCTCGCGGTCGGCATGTACGGGCGCATCCTCCCGAACCAGAACGGCGCGCCGATCCGTCTCGTCGTCCCGTGGAAGTACGGATTCAAGAGCATCAAGTCGATCGTGCGCATCACGCTCACCGAGAAGCAGCCGAAGACGAGCTGGAACATGCTCCAGCCCTCCGAATACGGCTTCTACGCGAACGTGAACCCCGAAGTTTCGCACCCGCGCTGGAGTCAGGCCCGGGAGCGACGCCTCGGCAACTTCCGCAAGCAGCCGACGCTGCCCTTCAACGGCTACGGCGAGCAG